Proteins from a single region of Streptomyces vinaceus:
- a CDS encoding ATP-binding protein, which yields MTAAPACAQAPVRVFTQRFSSTRRGARLARCLAMVELHDWGIPHRSPLSEDAERIVAEFTANAVLHGNAAGRDFELKLTLLGSVLRIEVSDARRERRPVVQPHADQAEGGYGLRIVDAVAADWGVADRVIGKTVWAELGSGCSERRGLSRRDRRGGGCAPLVGDGGPNNFEVFSKL from the coding sequence ATGACCGCAGCCCCTGCCTGTGCCCAGGCCCCCGTACGCGTGTTCACTCAGCGTTTCAGCAGCACCCGGCGCGGCGCCCGCCTCGCGCGGTGTCTCGCCATGGTCGAGCTGCACGACTGGGGGATCCCGCACCGCAGCCCGCTGTCCGAGGACGCGGAGCGGATCGTCGCCGAGTTCACCGCCAACGCCGTCCTCCACGGGAATGCCGCCGGACGGGACTTCGAGCTCAAGCTGACGCTCCTCGGGAGCGTGCTCCGGATCGAGGTGTCCGACGCCCGCCGGGAGCGACGGCCGGTCGTCCAGCCGCATGCCGACCAGGCCGAGGGCGGCTACGGCCTGCGGATCGTCGATGCCGTCGCCGCCGACTGGGGCGTCGCCGACCGCGTGATCGGCAAGACGGTCTGGGCCGAGCTGGGCTCAGGGTGCAGTGAGCGGCGGGGTCTGAGCCGACGTGACCGGCGTGGCGGTGGCTGTGCCCCTCTTGTGGGTGATGGCGGTCCGAACAATTTCGAAGTATTTTCAAAGTTGTGA
- a CDS encoding DUF4239 domain-containing protein — translation MILWLLNTFSTFTLGVLLVGGFVALAVGGSLAARRRFPHLAGGEHNEMVGVALGMFGAIYGIILAFVVVTLWTQLENTQTVVATEATDLALVVRSAEAFPPAERARVERAVGDYVHAVVEVQWPMMRDGRPSYEATSEQTHELYQALQAYEPAGARSQTFYEEAAGRLNDVAAQRRARITMAETSLPVLLQVLVYGGALVILPLTFLFGLRSLKMQLLFVSAVAGLIGFSLLLVMALDRPFAGDLSVTPAPYKEAALAQFWRAG, via the coding sequence ATGATCCTGTGGCTGCTCAACACCTTCAGCACGTTCACCCTCGGCGTCCTCCTCGTCGGCGGCTTCGTCGCCCTCGCCGTCGGCGGCAGCCTCGCCGCCCGCCGCCGCTTCCCGCACCTGGCGGGCGGCGAGCACAACGAAATGGTCGGCGTGGCCCTCGGCATGTTCGGCGCGATCTACGGCATCATCCTCGCCTTCGTCGTCGTCACGCTCTGGACCCAGCTGGAGAACACCCAGACCGTCGTCGCGACCGAGGCCACCGACCTCGCCCTCGTCGTCCGCAGCGCCGAGGCCTTCCCGCCGGCCGAACGCGCCCGCGTGGAGCGGGCGGTGGGCGACTACGTGCACGCCGTCGTCGAGGTCCAGTGGCCGATGATGCGCGACGGCCGCCCCAGCTACGAGGCGACCTCCGAGCAGACGCACGAGCTGTACCAGGCGCTCCAGGCGTACGAGCCCGCCGGAGCGCGCAGCCAGACCTTCTACGAGGAGGCCGCGGGCCGCCTCAACGACGTCGCGGCGCAGCGCCGGGCCCGCATCACGATGGCGGAAACGTCCCTGCCGGTGCTGCTCCAGGTGCTGGTGTACGGGGGCGCCCTCGTGATCCTCCCGCTCACGTTCCTGTTCGGCCTGCGCAGCCTGAAGATGCAGCTGCTGTTCGTGTCGGCGGTGGCGGGGCTGATCGGCTTCAGCCTGCTGCTGGTGATGGCCCTGGACCGCCCCTTCGCGGGCGACCTGAGCGTGACCCCGGCCCCGTACAAGGAGGCGGCACTGGCCCAGTTCTGGCGGGCGGGGTAG
- a CDS encoding helix-turn-helix domain-containing protein: MVSHEESGDGEVEPDSDLRNFGETVKAFRRRAGLTQEQLAEQVRYSVQYVGSVEQGRRHPSVKFVSRSEEALDAFGVIRIAAKQLQRRRGLASWFRRWAELEDVAIALNTYECRSIPGLLQTEAYGRAQIDNVPPLITPGEAEARITARAERQKLLVRTPYIAFSFIIEQAVIERRTGGVEVTREQIDHLVERAKLPNVDIQIMPTIQPIHAGTDGPFRLLETEDNEWLAYSEGQQSGLVISGPKDISLLHQRYAKLRIQALNPADSAGLLMRMRGSL; encoded by the coding sequence ATGGTGAGTCACGAGGAGAGCGGCGACGGCGAGGTCGAGCCGGACAGCGACCTGCGGAACTTCGGGGAGACCGTGAAGGCCTTCCGCAGACGCGCGGGACTCACACAGGAGCAACTGGCCGAGCAGGTCCGGTACTCGGTCCAGTACGTCGGCTCGGTCGAGCAGGGCCGGCGGCACCCGTCGGTGAAGTTCGTGAGCCGCTCGGAGGAGGCGCTGGACGCGTTCGGGGTGATCCGCATCGCGGCGAAGCAGCTGCAACGACGGCGGGGGCTCGCGTCGTGGTTCAGGCGGTGGGCGGAGCTGGAGGACGTCGCCATTGCGCTCAATACCTACGAGTGCAGGTCGATCCCGGGGCTGTTACAGACGGAGGCCTACGGTCGGGCGCAGATCGACAACGTCCCTCCGTTGATCACGCCCGGCGAGGCCGAGGCCCGTATAACGGCCCGCGCCGAACGACAGAAGCTGCTGGTGCGCACGCCGTACATCGCCTTCAGCTTCATCATCGAGCAGGCGGTGATCGAACGACGGACCGGCGGAGTGGAGGTCACACGCGAACAGATCGACCATCTGGTGGAGCGCGCGAAACTGCCCAACGTCGACATCCAGATCATGCCGACGATCCAGCCGATTCACGCGGGCACCGATGGCCCCTTCCGACTCCTGGAAACCGAGGACAACGAGTGGCTGGCCTACAGCGAGGGACAGCAGTCGGGCCTCGTCATCTCAGGCCCAAAAGACATCAGCCTTCTCCATCAACGGTATGCCAAACTTCGTATCCAGGCCCTCAACCCGGCTGACAGCGCGGGCCTGTTGATGCGAATGCGAGGATCCCTGTGA
- a CDS encoding LLM class flavin-dependent oxidoreductase, protein MEFGLFVQGYVPEARSKVDPEAEHKALIEETEYVIQADKSGFKYAWASEHHFLEEYSHLSANEVFLAYLAHATERIHLGSGIFNPLAQVNHPVKVAEKVAMLDHLSKGRFEFGTGRGAGSHEILGFLPGITDMNATKEIWEETIAEFPKMFLQEEYEGFQGKHWSLPPRKIFPKPYGKAHPAMWYAAGSPSSYAMAAKKGLGVLGFSVQKVSDMEWVLEQYKTAVQEAEAIGAFVNDNVMVTSTAICAETHDKAVEIAVNANMNRFQSLVFRYHDTFPRPEAIPQWPETLPEYNAEIIELLIAEELLICGDPSEVLAQCKRWEQAGADQLSFGLPTGVSYEDTMNTVKLIGEHVIPKIDTDPVHRTTRFRQAV, encoded by the coding sequence TTGGAATTCGGACTCTTCGTGCAGGGATACGTGCCTGAGGCGCGGTCCAAGGTCGACCCCGAGGCAGAGCACAAGGCGCTGATCGAGGAGACCGAGTACGTCATCCAGGCCGACAAGTCCGGCTTCAAGTACGCCTGGGCCTCCGAGCACCACTTCCTGGAGGAGTACTCGCACCTCTCGGCGAACGAGGTCTTCCTCGCCTACCTCGCCCACGCCACCGAGCGCATCCACCTCGGCTCCGGCATCTTCAACCCGCTCGCCCAGGTCAACCACCCCGTCAAGGTGGCCGAGAAGGTCGCCATGCTCGACCACCTCTCCAAGGGCCGCTTCGAGTTCGGCACCGGACGCGGCGCGGGCAGCCACGAGATCCTCGGCTTCCTGCCCGGCATCACGGACATGAACGCCACCAAGGAGATCTGGGAGGAGACCATCGCCGAGTTCCCCAAGATGTTCCTCCAGGAGGAGTACGAGGGGTTCCAGGGCAAGCACTGGTCGCTGCCCCCGCGGAAGATCTTCCCCAAGCCGTACGGCAAGGCCCACCCGGCCATGTGGTACGCGGCCGGCTCCCCCTCCTCGTACGCGATGGCCGCGAAGAAGGGCCTCGGCGTCCTCGGCTTCAGCGTCCAGAAGGTCTCCGACATGGAGTGGGTGCTGGAGCAGTACAAGACGGCCGTCCAGGAGGCCGAGGCCATCGGCGCGTTCGTCAACGACAACGTGATGGTCACCTCCACCGCGATCTGCGCCGAGACGCACGACAAGGCGGTGGAGATCGCGGTCAACGCGAACATGAACCGCTTCCAGTCGCTGGTCTTCCGCTACCACGACACCTTCCCGCGGCCCGAGGCGATCCCGCAGTGGCCCGAGACGCTGCCCGAGTACAACGCGGAGATCATCGAGCTGCTGATCGCCGAGGAGCTGCTGATCTGCGGGGACCCCTCCGAGGTGCTCGCGCAGTGCAAGCGCTGGGAGCAGGCGGGGGCGGACCAGCTGTCGTTCGGCCTGCCGACCGGCGTCTCGTACGAGGACACGATGAACACCGTCAAGCTGATCGGCGAGCACGTGATCCCGAAGATCGACACCGACCCGGTCCACCGCACCACGCGCTTCCGCCAGGCCGTCTGA
- a CDS encoding LLM class F420-dependent oxidoreductase: MARVFAEGRLVYGMQLPIQSQSTIYAEPWEASASAADLAEVARAADRAGFGYLATCDHVAIPRRLAGPMSTVWYDPVATLSFLAGITERVRLLSHVAILGLRHPLLSAKQYATLDHLSGGRLILGVGAGHVQEEFEVLGVDFARRGAVLDETLDALRAALGPEEYPRFEGELFSFKDLGQLPRPAQARIPVWVGGSSPAAVRRAAVRGDGWLPQGDPRDELPARIARIKELRAAAGVEGPIEFGAITEALYVGEPGWDTGRRTLTGKAEALAESLRAYKALGVDQIQVRFRSRDRAELTDQITAFGAEVGPLLND, from the coding sequence ATGGCGCGCGTGTTTGCGGAAGGCCGGCTGGTCTACGGGATGCAGCTCCCGATCCAGTCGCAGAGCACCATCTACGCCGAACCCTGGGAGGCCTCGGCGAGCGCCGCCGACCTCGCCGAGGTGGCGCGGGCCGCCGACCGGGCGGGCTTCGGGTACCTCGCCACCTGTGACCACGTCGCCATCCCGCGCCGCCTCGCCGGCCCCATGAGCACCGTCTGGTACGACCCGGTGGCCACCCTCTCCTTCCTCGCCGGAATCACCGAGCGCGTACGGCTGCTCAGCCACGTCGCGATCCTCGGCCTGCGCCACCCCCTCCTCAGCGCCAAGCAGTACGCCACCCTCGACCACCTCTCCGGCGGCCGGCTCATCCTCGGCGTCGGCGCGGGCCACGTGCAGGAGGAGTTCGAGGTCCTCGGCGTCGACTTCGCCCGTCGCGGGGCCGTGCTCGACGAGACCCTGGACGCGCTGCGCGCCGCCCTCGGGCCCGAGGAGTACCCGCGCTTCGAGGGCGAGCTGTTCTCCTTCAAGGACCTCGGCCAGCTGCCCCGCCCCGCCCAGGCCCGCATCCCCGTCTGGGTGGGCGGCTCCTCGCCCGCCGCCGTCCGGCGGGCCGCCGTGCGCGGCGACGGCTGGCTCCCGCAGGGCGACCCGCGCGACGAGCTGCCCGCGCGGATCGCCCGGATCAAGGAGCTCCGCGCGGCGGCCGGGGTCGAGGGTCCCATCGAGTTCGGCGCGATCACCGAGGCGCTGTACGTCGGAGAGCCCGGCTGGGACACCGGCCGGCGCACCCTCACCGGCAAGGCGGAGGCGCTCGCCGAGTCGCTGCGCGCGTACAAGGCCCTCGGCGTGGACCAGATCCAGGTCCGCTTCCGCAGTCGCGACCGGGCCGAACTGACCGACCAGATCACCGCGTTCGGGGCCGAGGTCGGCCCCCTCCTCAACGACTGA
- a CDS encoding N-acyl-D-amino-acid deacylase family protein — MLDHLIKGATVVDGTGAPARVADVGLRDGRIAVIGEPGTVTEEARTTEDATGLVLCPGFVDPHTHYDAQLFWDPYATPSMNHGVTTVAGGNCGFTLAPLHPDRPEDADYTRRMMSKVEGMALKALEEGVDWTWSTFGEYLDALEGRIAVNAGFMVGHCALRRHVMGADAVGGQPTPEQMQQMLDLFHDAMDAGAWGLSTTQSATHSDGDGAPVASRHAEPAELLALSKAVAEHEGTQLEAIVAGCLDQFADEEIDLFVDMSAAAGRPLNWNVLTIDAAVPERVPRQLVPSERARKAGGRIVALTMPILTPMNMSLGTFCALNLIPGWGEILGLPVPERIAKLRDAGVREEMLRRADSKEAGVFRRLANFGRYVIGDTYSKENEGLSGRVVNDIAAERGQDPFQCLVEICANDDLRTVLWPMPTDNDPASWALRAETWQHEDVMLGGSDAGAHLDRMCGAPYTTRFLGDCLRGRKLVPLEQAVKMLTDDPAQLFGLRERGRIAEGFHADLVLFDPERIEAGPATLVHDLPGDSPRLDARAIGIVSVRVNGVETIRDDQVTGAIPGIVLRSGRDTRTVSTR, encoded by the coding sequence ATGCTCGACCACCTGATCAAGGGAGCCACCGTCGTCGACGGCACCGGCGCCCCCGCCCGCGTGGCGGACGTCGGCCTGCGCGACGGGCGGATCGCCGTCATCGGCGAGCCCGGCACGGTCACGGAGGAGGCCCGGACCACCGAGGACGCCACCGGGCTCGTCCTGTGCCCCGGATTCGTCGACCCCCACACGCACTACGACGCCCAGCTCTTCTGGGACCCGTACGCGACCCCCTCCATGAACCACGGCGTCACCACCGTCGCCGGCGGCAACTGCGGGTTCACCCTCGCCCCGCTGCACCCCGACCGCCCCGAGGACGCCGACTACACCCGGCGCATGATGAGCAAGGTCGAGGGCATGGCCCTCAAGGCCCTGGAGGAGGGCGTCGACTGGACCTGGTCCACCTTCGGCGAGTACCTCGACGCCCTGGAGGGCCGGATCGCCGTCAACGCCGGCTTCATGGTCGGCCACTGCGCGCTGCGCCGCCACGTCATGGGCGCGGACGCCGTCGGCGGACAGCCCACCCCCGAGCAGATGCAGCAGATGCTCGACCTCTTCCACGACGCCATGGACGCCGGTGCCTGGGGCCTGTCCACCACCCAGTCCGCCACCCACTCCGACGGGGACGGCGCCCCCGTCGCCTCCCGTCACGCCGAGCCCGCCGAGCTGCTCGCGCTGTCGAAGGCCGTCGCCGAGCACGAGGGCACCCAGCTCGAAGCGATCGTCGCGGGCTGCCTCGACCAGTTCGCCGACGAGGAGATCGACCTCTTCGTCGACATGAGCGCCGCAGCCGGCCGCCCCCTGAACTGGAACGTCCTCACCATCGACGCCGCCGTCCCCGAACGGGTCCCGCGCCAGCTCGTACCGAGCGAGCGCGCCCGCAAGGCGGGCGGCCGCATCGTCGCGCTGACCATGCCGATCCTCACCCCCATGAACATGTCGCTCGGCACCTTCTGCGCCCTGAACCTGATCCCGGGCTGGGGCGAGATCCTCGGCCTGCCCGTGCCCGAACGGATCGCGAAGCTGCGCGACGCCGGCGTGCGGGAAGAGATGCTGCGCCGCGCCGACAGCAAGGAGGCCGGGGTCTTCCGGCGCCTGGCCAACTTCGGCCGCTACGTCATCGGCGACACGTACAGCAAGGAGAACGAGGGCCTGTCGGGCCGCGTCGTGAACGACATCGCCGCAGAACGCGGCCAGGACCCCTTCCAGTGCCTGGTCGAGATCTGCGCCAACGACGACCTGCGCACCGTGCTCTGGCCGATGCCCACCGACAACGACCCGGCGAGCTGGGCCCTGCGCGCCGAGACCTGGCAGCACGAGGACGTCATGCTGGGCGGCTCCGACGCAGGCGCGCACCTGGACCGCATGTGCGGGGCCCCGTACACGACCCGCTTCCTCGGGGACTGCCTGCGCGGGCGCAAGCTGGTGCCGCTGGAGCAGGCGGTGAAGATGCTCACCGACGACCCGGCGCAGCTGTTCGGGCTGCGCGAGCGCGGCCGGATCGCCGAGGGGTTCCACGCGGACCTGGTCCTGTTCGACCCGGAGCGCATCGAGGCCGGGCCCGCGACCCTCGTCCACGACCTGCCCGGGGACAGCCCGCGGCTGGACGCCCGCGCGATCGGGATCGTGTCCGTACGGGTCAACGGGGTGGAGACCATCCGCGATGACCAGGTCACGGGGGCGATCCCCGGGATCGTGCTCCGCTCGGGCCGCGACACGAGGACGGTGAGCACGCGTTGA
- a CDS encoding DUF397 domain-containing protein, with translation MNSSPLRWFKSSYSGSQGDDCVEVALSWHKSTYSSGDGDSCVEVATCPDAVHVRDSKVTAGPELAVAPTAWAAFLGGVTGA, from the coding sequence GTGAACAGCTCTCCCTTGCGGTGGTTCAAGAGCAGCTACAGCGGAAGCCAGGGCGACGACTGCGTTGAAGTCGCCCTCTCCTGGCACAAGTCGACGTACAGCAGTGGCGACGGGGACAGCTGCGTCGAGGTCGCCACATGTCCCGACGCCGTCCACGTCCGGGACTCGAAGGTGACGGCCGGGCCCGAGCTGGCCGTCGCGCCCACGGCCTGGGCCGCGTTCCTGGGCGGGGTCACCGGAGCCTGA
- a CDS encoding SDR family NAD(P)-dependent oxidoreductase, with protein MGKLDGRVVVITGAARGQGEQEARLFAAEGAKVLLCDVLDEQGAAVAKEISGEAGEDRARYVRLDVSREEDWAAAVDTAKEAFGPVSGLVNNAGILRFNELVSTPLEEFEQLVRVNQVGTFLGIKAFAPEIEAAGGGTIVNTSSYTGLTGMAYVGAYAATKAAIVGLTRVAALELAAKGIRVNAMCPGAVDTPMANPGLLDPANMSDEARDAMAELYGRVVPMGRVGRPDEIAKLALFLSSEDSSYITGQPFVIDGGWMAGVSIM; from the coding sequence ATGGGCAAGCTGGACGGGCGCGTCGTCGTCATCACGGGCGCGGCGCGCGGCCAGGGCGAGCAGGAGGCCCGGCTCTTCGCCGCGGAGGGGGCCAAGGTGCTCCTGTGCGACGTGCTGGACGAGCAGGGCGCCGCCGTCGCCAAGGAGATATCCGGGGAGGCGGGCGAGGACCGCGCCCGGTACGTACGGCTCGACGTGAGCCGGGAGGAGGACTGGGCCGCCGCCGTCGACACCGCCAAGGAGGCCTTCGGGCCGGTCAGCGGCCTGGTCAACAACGCCGGCATCCTGCGCTTCAACGAGCTGGTCTCGACCCCTCTGGAGGAGTTCGAGCAGCTGGTCCGGGTCAATCAGGTCGGCACCTTCCTCGGCATCAAGGCCTTCGCCCCCGAGATCGAGGCGGCCGGCGGCGGCACGATCGTCAACACCTCCTCGTACACGGGCCTGACGGGCATGGCCTACGTGGGCGCGTACGCGGCGACCAAGGCGGCGATCGTCGGCCTGACCCGGGTGGCCGCCCTGGAGCTGGCCGCCAAGGGCATCCGGGTCAACGCGATGTGCCCGGGCGCGGTGGACACCCCGATGGCCAACCCCGGCCTGCTGGACCCGGCCAACATGAGCGACGAGGCCCGGGACGCCATGGCGGAGCTCTACGGGCGGGTCGTGCCGATGGGCCGGGTGGGCCGCCCCGACGAGATCGCCAAGCTGGCCCTGTTCCTGAGCAGCGAGGACTCCTCGTACATCACCGGCCAGCCGTTCGTCATCGACGGGGGCTGGATGGCCGGCGTCAGCATCATGTGA
- a CDS encoding APC family permease encodes MTQLDVRPRVGDTVNGVAGGEGGDGDVRGKGLGKGSVGLVGSAVIGISTVAPVYCLTSTLGSTAGEVGVQMPAVFLAGFLPMLLVAFAYRELNKAVPDCGTSFTWTVKAFGPRIGWMCGWGLVIATIIVLSNLAGVATSYFWLLAGEITGNPSIAALDDNKLVHIATCLTLIAAATAISYRGMTATKGVQYTLVGLQLAVLALFVAMALQKASAGTFDTGLDFSWQWMNPFAVESMGAFTAGLSLSIFMYWGWDACLATNEETTGSAKTPGRASLIAMVVLVGSYLATGIAAQMAVGSGTAGLGLGNPETSGNVFAALAGPVMGPVLGILLFVAVLASATASLQTTFIPVARTVLAMSTYEALPASYAKVHPRFKTPGRATVMAGVATGAFYTVMTLVSENVLTDTIFALGLMICFYYSLTAFACAWYFRGELRRSARDLFFKGVFPVLGGLLLAAVFLKTLIDMWNPSYGSGSTVLGVGSVFVIGVGLLALGLVIMLITQRRSPAFFRGEILTKSTPALVVED; translated from the coding sequence ATGACACAGCTGGACGTTCGGCCTCGGGTCGGAGACACGGTGAACGGCGTCGCCGGCGGCGAGGGCGGCGACGGCGACGTGCGCGGCAAGGGCCTCGGCAAGGGCTCCGTGGGCCTGGTGGGCAGTGCCGTCATCGGCATCTCCACCGTCGCCCCCGTCTACTGCCTGACCTCGACCCTCGGCTCCACCGCCGGCGAGGTCGGCGTCCAGATGCCGGCGGTCTTCCTGGCCGGCTTCCTGCCGATGCTCCTCGTCGCCTTCGCGTACCGCGAGCTCAACAAGGCCGTACCGGACTGCGGCACCTCCTTCACCTGGACCGTGAAGGCCTTCGGCCCGCGGATCGGCTGGATGTGCGGCTGGGGCCTGGTGATCGCCACGATCATCGTGCTCTCCAACCTGGCCGGCGTGGCCACGTCCTACTTCTGGCTGCTGGCCGGAGAGATCACCGGCAATCCGTCGATCGCCGCCCTGGACGACAACAAGCTCGTCCACATCGCCACCTGCCTCACCCTGATCGCCGCCGCCACCGCCATCAGCTACCGCGGCATGACCGCCACCAAGGGCGTCCAGTACACCCTCGTCGGGCTCCAGCTCGCGGTCCTCGCCCTCTTCGTCGCGATGGCCCTCCAGAAGGCCTCGGCCGGCACCTTCGACACCGGCCTGGACTTCTCCTGGCAGTGGATGAACCCCTTCGCGGTCGAATCCATGGGCGCCTTCACCGCCGGACTCTCCCTCTCGATCTTCATGTACTGGGGCTGGGACGCGTGCCTGGCCACCAACGAGGAGACCACCGGCTCCGCCAAGACCCCCGGCCGCGCCTCGCTCATCGCCATGGTCGTCCTGGTCGGCTCGTACCTGGCCACCGGCATCGCCGCCCAGATGGCCGTCGGCTCCGGCACCGCCGGCCTCGGCCTCGGCAACCCGGAGACCTCCGGCAACGTCTTCGCCGCCCTCGCCGGCCCCGTCATGGGCCCGGTGCTCGGCATCCTGCTCTTCGTCGCCGTCCTCGCCTCGGCGACAGCCTCGCTCCAGACCACCTTCATCCCGGTCGCCCGTACCGTCCTGGCCATGTCCACGTACGAGGCCCTGCCGGCCTCCTACGCCAAGGTCCACCCGCGCTTCAAGACCCCGGGCCGCGCCACCGTCATGGCGGGCGTCGCGACCGGCGCGTTCTACACCGTGATGACCCTCGTCAGCGAGAACGTCCTGACCGACACGATCTTCGCGCTCGGCCTGATGATCTGCTTCTACTACTCGCTGACGGCCTTCGCCTGCGCCTGGTACTTCCGCGGCGAGCTGCGCCGCTCCGCCCGCGACCTGTTCTTCAAGGGCGTCTTCCCGGTCCTCGGCGGACTGCTGCTCGCCGCCGTCTTCCTCAAGACGCTGATCGACATGTGGAACCCGTCGTACGGCTCGGGATCCACCGTCCTCGGCGTCGGCAGCGTCTTCGTCATCGGCGTCGGCCTGCTGGCCCTCGGCCTGGTGATCATGCTGATCACGCAGCGCCGCAGCCCCGCCTTCTTCCGCGGGGAGATCCTGACAAAGTCCACCCCGGCCCTGGTGGTCGAGGACTGA
- a CDS encoding aldehyde dehydrogenase family protein, producing MSEPAEQKLYIGGEWVEPAAGHYEVVNPADESVVGLAPEASRAQVEEAARAAAEAFGSWSRTAPEERAAILDRAADIMQREYEPWSALARAETGAPTGIARGMQVGVGVARFRRYAKGALEPVERGLPPQVTEAGPMGRASILGALEVRQPVGVVTCITSYNNPWANPAGKVAPALAMGNTVVVKPAPQDPLSVFKMAEALHEAGAPAGVVNVVCGASVEVGEAAVDSPYVDMVSFTGSTGVGQRIAEVCGRSMKRQLMELGGKGAAIVFEDADLDAAVMGIGTTFSFYSGQICTAPTRVIVHRSVYERLVEKLTGYLAFMKVGDPAAAGTVVGPVISAAHRDRVESYVELGRKEGARLAYGGERPVVGDGRGFYVAPTLLVDCTNDMRVVREEIFGPVVVVVPFDGDEEEAVRLANDSDFGLLSYVWSGDAARAFRVARRLRAGGVGVNTIGRNMEAPFGGFKRSGVGRDVGSYALHAYSEMQSIVWTT from the coding sequence TTGAGCGAGCCGGCGGAGCAGAAGCTGTACATCGGCGGGGAGTGGGTCGAGCCCGCCGCCGGCCACTACGAGGTGGTCAATCCGGCCGACGAGTCGGTGGTCGGGCTCGCCCCCGAGGCCTCGCGGGCCCAGGTCGAGGAGGCGGCGCGCGCGGCCGCGGAGGCCTTCGGGAGCTGGTCCCGTACGGCGCCCGAGGAGCGGGCGGCGATCCTGGACCGGGCCGCGGACATCATGCAGCGCGAGTACGAGCCCTGGTCGGCCCTCGCCCGCGCCGAGACGGGCGCGCCGACCGGGATCGCGCGCGGGATGCAGGTCGGGGTCGGGGTCGCGCGCTTCCGGCGGTACGCGAAGGGCGCCCTCGAACCGGTGGAGCGCGGGCTGCCGCCGCAGGTCACCGAGGCCGGGCCTATGGGGAGGGCGAGCATCCTGGGGGCGCTGGAGGTGCGCCAGCCGGTCGGCGTGGTCACCTGCATCACCTCGTACAACAACCCGTGGGCCAATCCGGCGGGCAAGGTGGCCCCGGCGCTGGCCATGGGCAACACGGTGGTGGTGAAGCCGGCCCCGCAGGACCCGCTGTCGGTGTTCAAGATGGCCGAGGCCCTGCACGAGGCCGGCGCCCCGGCGGGCGTGGTGAACGTGGTGTGCGGCGCCTCGGTCGAGGTCGGCGAGGCGGCCGTGGACTCCCCGTACGTGGACATGGTGTCGTTCACCGGCTCGACGGGCGTCGGGCAGCGCATCGCGGAGGTCTGCGGCCGCTCGATGAAGCGGCAGCTGATGGAGCTCGGCGGCAAGGGCGCGGCGATCGTCTTCGAGGACGCCGACCTGGACGCGGCGGTCATGGGGATCGGCACCACCTTCTCCTTCTACTCGGGCCAGATCTGCACCGCCCCGACCCGGGTGATCGTGCACCGGTCGGTGTACGAGCGGCTGGTGGAGAAGCTGACCGGCTACCTGGCCTTCATGAAGGTCGGCGACCCGGCGGCGGCGGGCACGGTGGTGGGCCCGGTGATCTCGGCGGCGCACCGGGACCGGGTGGAGTCGTACGTGGAGCTCGGCCGCAAGGAGGGCGCGCGCCTCGCGTACGGCGGCGAGCGGCCGGTGGTCGGGGACGGCCGCGGCTTCTACGTGGCGCCGACGCTGCTGGTGGACTGCACGAACGACATGCGGGTGGTCCGGGAGGAGATCTTCGGGCCGGTGGTCGTGGTCGTGCCCTTCGACGGGGACGAGGAGGAGGCGGTCCGGCTCGCCAACGACAGCGATTTCGGGCTGCTGAGCTACGTGTGGTCCGGGGACGCGGCGCGCGCCTTCCGGGTGGCGCGGCGGCTGCGGGCCGGCGGGGTCGGCGTGAACACGATCGGCCGGAACATGGAGGCCCCGTTCGGCGGCTTCAAGCGCTCGGGCGTCGGGCGGGACGTGGGCTCGTACGCGCTGCACGCCTACAGCGAGATGCAGTCGATCGTCTGGACGACGTGA